The DNA window ATTGAATGGAAATAGTAATACCTCACTCATTGTGGGACGCCAAATGGAAGAACCTCGAATGCAGAGGGATGCTGCCAAGGCAAGTCTGTCAAGTTGTTTAACATCATAAAATCCTCCAACTCTTGGATCTACCACTTTTTCAATCTCCCCTCGGCTGAGTATAGGTTTGGCCTATTGAATTCACTACCAGGAATTAGAAAATTGACTTTTCCATCATATGTTAAACAGGAATCCTAAAATTGGCTGCCTTTGATTACCCAGCTGTGTAAGCTTTGATGAGAACCATCTACTGGTTTTTTGCCAGATAGAAGCTCCAGCAAAAAGACTCCAAATGCAAACACATCTGTCTTCTCATCGACAACACCGTGCATGAAGTATTCAGGTGCTAAGTGCCTGTAAAATCGGTAAGAAATACATTTCAGCACAAGACCCAACTTGTAGCAGATTatggaagaaagaaataaaaaaaaatgtagacaAGTAATCTACCCAAAAGTTCCTTCAATTGGAACAATTGAATGGTGAGTCCATTGTGATGGAAGCCATTTTGCAAGCCCGAAATCAGAAATCTATGAATCAAACAAATAgtaatgaataaaaaatatcagTCTTGGTAAAAGAGTATCAAGTGAATCCATGAGACAATACAAGCAACTATGTAAACTTCTCCGGATAATTAGGCTATACGGTGGATACCTGTGGTTCAAAGTCTGTAGTCAATAAGATGTTTGAAGCCTTGATGTCTCTGTGGATTATTCTTCTGGGACAGCTCTTGTGCAGATAATGTAGGCCTCTGGCAGTTCCAACAGCAATCTGATGCCTTGTTTTCCAGTCCATGGCAGGCAAGTTCTCATCTGATAAACGGTTAAACTACAAAATGAAGTTCTGAAATGCAATGATATCGTCTAATAGACTTGTGGTGCTGAGCATACCATGAAGAACAGAAGCCACAGAGCCCTTAGATGAAAATTGGAAGATAAGGTAAAGTCCATTGTCAATACAACAACCAAGCAATGCAGTTACATTTGGATGGCAAACATGTCCCAATGTTCCAATCTCTGTCAAAAACTCCTTCTCTTTCCTCTCATCATCGGACGCTTTGGTCAGCATTTTCACAGCAATTGCTTCCCCACCTTGCAATTCTCCTCTGTAAACCTCTGCATATCCTCCTTTTCCTACCATATTCTCTGatcacccccaaaaaaaaaaaatcatcattgTTGTCCAAATGGAAAAATGGGATGCTAAGAAAAagaagattgagtgaaaaaaataaaagacaccTGGGCTAAAACCATTGGTGGCAGCAAAGATTTCTGCATAAGAAAAGCATTTCCAAGAAGGTCTTTTAAGAAGTTCTGCTGGTGGAGGAGAAGCACTGTCTGTTTTGGATTTATTGTTACCTTCTTCTTGGGTAGAATCAGAGTGTTTTGGAAGTTCATCCTCAAGACTGTGTCTTTTGGGAGAAAACAGCCTCTTCAAGCTGGCAGTACGAATAAACTTCATCTCTGATGAATTGTAACTTTTCAATTGTACTTGTTCTGTACAAAATGGAAGCCAAGAAGTAGAAGACTACAATCTCACGAACCCGTCTGCTATTGTTGTTGGTATTGTAAGGTATAAGGAGACATCGTCCAGAGAAAGAGTCAAAGGAAGTCTGTACTAATGCATTTGTTGTTCTGAACACACCTCACATACATTGCTCTTCTATAGTGCTTATATATTCATGGTCTTTATTTGCTTTAGATAGGGATCACATGAGAGAGGAGGCCTCAGAACAGAAGCTTGGCTTTAATAATTGACGAGACCAATGGTGCTGTTGATCCAACATGAAAATGATTGGAGGAGCGGTTGGACAGGGTCATAGTAGCACATATGGGTCATGGCTCATGCCTGAATCCTCCCTCCATCGGGTTTTGATCCACCAAGATTTTTGCATTGGGGTTTACTAAAGTACTTGGCCATATGGTTTATATTTATGACAACATGCATCGAATAGTACATTGAATTCATTGGTTGGTTTGTTGGGGCTTACATTACCTGCTAATTTGGTAAGTTTGGGTTGGACTTTTTGTGTTGTTGCAGGTCATTTAGGCTTTAGCAGGTAGGTCAAAGTGTTTTAGAATTATGCATCAGAAATTTACCTCATTTACTTTCAAACTAGCAGTCATGTTGTCACGTTATTCACTGCAAAAGGATTAAAGAATGAAAAGGAATTACCACTTCCATGcgtggtattttttttttactattctGATTACAACTTCCATCCCATGCGTGGGAAACTTTCGAGATTAGCTTGCCCCAATCAACGTGCAATTGGACTAATTTGTTTATATGCTAGATGCTTTTGGTCCTGGGCTTCTAGCCAGTGAAAGTTTTCCCGACTCTTCTCATTGGGAGAAAATGGCACATCGTTCCCCTTAACATAGATATTGTAGTGAAGTAGAAGTGACAAATACGCTAGATACATGTTATATGTGATCTGCTGTGTGGTCgaaatttataatttttcaaatgaaaaaaatttatcaTGAAATTTTAAATGCACTTCGCGTTATCCAAATTTAAGTGAACTTGCAAGGCAATTATTATTCGCCTTATGGAGAAAAAAGGTTGCTCTAGCATCAAAGTTTTGAGGGCTTCAAGCCCAGCCATGTGGTCCTTATTAGTCCCCTCTCGCTTCCATGTAGTAATAAACACGTCAGTATAAAAGTTGGAATTAATTTTTATACGCTGTCAGTCAGCGTAATGATTTTTTTACACCAGCAAGTTTAGATAAATGTCACAGTATTATTgctcaaattttaaattcactTTTTGTCCATATATCATAAATCTATATTTgttaatataaaaaaatgacagtatatatatcacattaatCATATAAAATTTATTGCCAATCTTTAATTATCTGAACCCATTCAATGAGCATTTTaatccaaaagaaaaattaaaaaaaaaaaagaaagctacATCTTTGACCTAATGCTCAACTAATTATTCCAATTTGAATGGAACAACTTACTTAATAGTTGGAGCTCCGGTATAAAGTGTTACGATGAGAAGAATctaaactgttttttttttttgaaaaaaaaaatttatatgaaacATTTTTAATTTCGAGAGCTTCAAGCCCAGGGATATGTCATATGTGGTCCTTGTACCTTATATTATATGCCCCCTTTCGTTTTTATGAAATAAACGTAAATATTGAATGTGCAACTGTTGTGATACTTTTTACTGAAAATTCAATAATTGCAGCCCAGAAGAAggggaataaaaaaaaaaaaaaaaggaatgagaaaagaagtaatAAATCCTTCTTCAAATATAATGCTCGAGTGACTAGTGAGTCGTAACTCAAAATTCAATTTGTAACAATTTGACCCCcaattttttttacaataatGTTTCTATCTGACTTAATTAACACCAATATTAGATTTCATAAACTGTATATTACACTTGATTATCACATCACAGTCAAAGAATTGCCAATTTTGGAACAGGAACAAATGAATTAACAATGATCACCTCCACTAAATTAAGCTCTCCCCTTCAAGTTGGAATCACTACTATTTGTGGATTGATAGATAAGGTCAAAGATGTTGGctcgtctttttttttttttgggaaagtCAGAAATGCGATTAGAGAATAGAGAGCAGAGCACTCAAATATTTATTGACATTTCTGCCTTTTAGCTTTTTGTACTGAAATACATATATTCAATCATTCCTAGTTGATGATATGATGCCGACAAAAATTCTATTGCAGATTCTTTTTGGTCAAGATTCTTCGTGGAAGCAGATTCGATCAAGTGATTCTTGCTTAGCTGTTTGGCCAaattattctcttttttttttcgaaaaaaaaaagtgttgaaCAGTCGAAGGCCTGCCTCTAGAGTGCAAATTACGAGAGTCGACAACAAATAAGGATCAACTATCAAAGCACAACACAACAGATGTCTTAACGATTTTCTTGGTTTACATGAATGCTAGCTTCGTTTTTGCCAAACttgcttgtttttttttttcctctattAATTCATAGCACGAGCATATAACGTGGAATGAACGAGCATATAACCGGACCAAAAAGTACAAATCATAGAAGaattagccttttttttttggaccaCAAAATGTTTTTTCATTAAAGTTTGGTAACTTGAGACTAAATTACATTCAAACAAAATGAACATATAAATAAGAAGTTCTAGATTCAAAACTTTTCATttattaaggaaaaaaaaaaaagcatagtTCTCATATTTTGTACCAAGAAAATCCCTGCATTAGCCAACGAACGGACAGATAaaacaaaataggtgaaaaaaaaaaaggattctTACTAAAGCAATACTCCACCAGTCAAAAGACTCGATTTGCATTCCATTGTTTAGCCGACAATAGGCCTAAAAAGAATCAGCAGAGATGGCTTGTTAGAGAACAAAATGTCTTTCTTGTTTATCGTAAATCCACTTTCTTTCTTAAGGTAGCATTAACAATTGACCACCCTCATTTAAGGGGGTCCTGGAAAGCAACCTCAAAGTCTGTGTAATCAGTAGTATTGGTCGTAAATTTAATGTTTTCTAGTTTCTACTGGGGCAGGCACGCATCCGAACTCGGTCTCTAAGATGAAACTTCCTTAATGTCGCTAGCAAATGAAACTTGCCAGGTTATGTAAGCAGCCCAAGTCTTCATAGATGTGAAATTTTTATGTTATCGTTTCTTGTGTTGTTTTCAAGAAATGAAGGAAGATGTGTCAATTTGGCATTTGCATGCagcttgaagaaaaagaaaatttcagatACCAAAAAACCCACcccaagaagaaaaagaaaaaaactaagaaaattaTTGGAGCAGCTGGGATCAATGATCCCAATAGGATCCCAATATGGTTATCCCTATTCCTAACTAAATATGGATAGTACTCGTAGGGTTTGGAGGACCTAGACTCCATGATTGGCGAACGGTGAAGCTTGGTACTTTAAATTCTGTCGAAAATTTCGTCGGAGAAATCACTTAAAACGACTGTCACAATTAAATGCAAATGAGGTGGGAGGCAAGTATTGAACTCGCCCCCACCAACCACCAAGACTTTAATATATTTCCTCATGGACTTATGGTCCCTAACATTCCATCATCTGTTGGTTACAATGGATTCAGTGACTTTAAAATACTTGCAACAACATGTTCGTCTCCTGGGATTGTCTACCCATTTCTATTACCGTGTATAGTACATTTATGAGTCAACAACCCATCCCAACCCAAAAGATCTCTCCGCGTATTTCTTTCTGATTGTGTCATCGTGTGCAATTTCAATacctttttttcccccctttttctAGATCCTTACTTGAACACGTTTATTTTCATATCAAGTGTCTAATGCATGGTGGATCTATTCTGATAGTAATTATATCCAAAGTTGGCTATAATTTTATTTATAGACTAtatattatttgaattttttttccttttcttgaagACTCTAGTGAATATTTCAAATCTCACGAGGaggggagagaaaaaaaaaagtggaaggTTTGGTTTGAGAGCTGCCAACTCACGCTGTATACACTACTGGTTCAGCAAACTGAAACGGGGCATCGgaccaaatccaaaatttattTCTTTCATCCAACACTTAGTCCATGTTAACGTTATGGGCTATCTGGAAGCCCATCTAAGTAATGGGCGAGAATTGAACTTCAATTGGACATGTTACCTATTGGTGGCAAGGCCACGATCTGTTAGGGAAATGCAGGGCTCATTGTTCCAGTTGGGACTCGTGCACAAACGTGTAGTGAACAAAACTCCTCAGACTTGAAAAAGGCCCAAGTTTGGAATGTGATTGGATGATACAataattggaaaattttttaattatttattgaatatatttatttttctaattaaGCTTTTTATCTCCGACATATCAAATCACAATAAAGGAAAAATGCCATAGTGagcaatataaaaaaaaaaaattcccaacTAGTCTTCAACCACTACTCATTTTACGAACAatatttaattgaaaataagtATGCGGTAAAAAGGAGCACTATGCAACTTTTTTTTCCCTACATGTATAATTAATTTGTTCCTTGAGGTTATAACTTATAATGAATGTTAGGGTACATATCTCATTTGTTCCTTGAGCTAATAACGACCGTAATTGGTGGGGATAGTTTTTCAATTAGTGATAGTCATTGGTAAAGTATTTAAATAACTACTAAACGatatttttgggaaaaagagaaaaggaaaaaaaacaccATTAAGTGTTGATGGGAAGAAAATGGTATATAAGCAGTTTGACTTCGTGCAAAGGAAAAATATAGAGTACTAATTGTGTGTTCCAATATAATTAATTTCTCAATCTAATCCTAACTCTATCTCTAATgttgcatttgataaaattaaaatctgaaaaCTAAAGTCTGAAATTTAAAatatgaatccattaaattattgaattgttaagtgttaaatctaatacatttgagtataTATTACATTCAGTGATAAttaaatagtttatcacttaattttgagagcaaattatattcaaaaattttaaatttagtgtcatttaattaattcaaatattcaatttttggttatcaaatggaCTGAATATATTAacatctgaatccattaaattgaagtgttgaattaaattatcaaatagggtttaaattttaaatatatttaccctgAAAGGTGAATACGGATATTTCAATTTCTCAATTTTCAATATAGAAACAAGTAACAACTACCTATATATACGCTCCAAAAAATTCACGGTAGGGTAGCTTTATAACCATTTGGACATTGACTCATTAAACCCACTTTAAACCTCGCTTCAGAATCCTCACCACTACTCCCCCCAGTCTCACTCTATTCTCCTCCTCTTCCCTCCACCATGAGCGACCGCGGTCGTGACCACCGTGGCcgggaccgggaccgagaccgAGAGCGTGACCGCGATTTCCGCGACAGAGACCGTGACCGAGAACGGAAAAGAGAGCGGGAAGATCGCGACCGGGACCGTGAACGAAGCAAACGCGAGCGTTCTCGCTCCAGCGAGCGTACACCTGACCGCATTCGATCCCGCCACACTCGTTCTCGCACGCGCTCCCCAGCTGCTGAACGCCAACGCTCGCGTTCGTATTCTCCCGATCGCCACCATCACCGCAGCCGCCGTCACCATCGCTCGCCTACTCCTGAAAGTCCTCCCCGGAAACGACGACGGGATGACGGCGAGAAGGAGAGGGAGAGCGAGAAGGACCGACAGCGTGGCTCTTCAGTTGAGAAAAAGAAGGATAAGAAGGAGAGTGGTGGTGCTGGTGGTGACGGTAAAGGTGGAATTGATGGGGGGATAGAGAATGATGATGGTGAGATGATGGATGTCGATGAAATTGAGATGATGAAGAAATTGGGGATTCCGGTAGGTTTTGATTCTACAAAAGGGAAGCCGGTGGCTGGGAACGACGTCGGGTCAGTCAGGAAGGTAACTAAACGTCAGCCACGGCAGTACATGAATCGCCGCGGTGGATTTAATCGGCCCTTGCCTGCAGAAGTCAACCGTTGATTTGAAATTCTGAGGTTTGGATTTGCTCAATCTGTATGCGTTTGCTCAATTTAGTAAGATGGAACTTGAACAACTGTTTAAGTTATATGATTAGGGTTTGctaattattttactttttagCGGGATCAAATTAGGAGGACCGAGCTAGTAGTTGTCTTAGATCGTGTTACCATTTTATTGGTTGTCAGTTTTGGTGCTGAATTATTTGATGAGTGGTGTTGCATTGTTGTTTTTGCATTGTGGAGCTAAGATGGTTTTAATTTAATTGGCTAACCGAGAACAATAGCAATTCCGCTACTAGGCTTAATTTAACATTGGTCAGTGCACGACGAGAGCTGAAATATATACAAGCATGGATGTTATTTCTTTTAGGGGATTTATTAGACTCAAATTTTGGCTACATAGACATGTCTGATTTTAGTATTGAAACTTCGATCAGAGCTTAGGAAAGACCAGATTGATGGTGACTTGGATATTTATTTCTACCATTTGAGTATTTGCTTTCTAGGTGTACTTGTTTACAGTTTTGCTGATTAGGGTCTTCAGTGTGGATTTGTgataagcaaaataaaaaatgtagaaaattattttttgggaATTCTATAGGCAGTTATCTATCTCAAATTTGACAAGGAATGCTGGTCTAATATACTGAATGAATTAGTAAATGGACGGGGGTGTTTTGAATTAGAATGTCTTTGAGCTGAATTAACTTAAGACTGTTATTCTTActatattttttctttataaagAAATTATCTTTTTGAGCCTCATCTTCAAACTATACTGTCTCTCTTTCTTGCACAAACACATCACACCTTTTGAGGAGTTTGGAATATCCATAGTTTGTTTGTTATTGTAGGTAATTTTGGGAGGTAGTTATGTGTTAGATGGTGTGGCAACCAAAGAAATGTAGTACAAAGGAGTGAGATGTGTCAATGGGTCTGTGCATTGTTGAGAGGGGAGACCAAGGGGCCAAAAAAAGGATGGGAGGACGATGGAGGGTGTAGCTGGTGAGGCAGGTGATGCAAGGAGAGAATGGAGGTGGTGATCTGAAGAGGAGCAAGCAGCCAGGAGGAGAGAAGGGAGGAAGCATAGAGGCGGAGTAGGGTGGAATAGGAAGGGGAGATAGCATATAGCTGGGTTGGGTAATTCAAACATGGAGGGTAGTGTTGCCATCTAGGCAGAATTGCTTTGGCCTTGGTAACTCTAGATCCTTTTGTTCAGGCTTCATATTTCATTTGGCATAACCTTTAttgtttacttttatctttttgttgCTTGTTTCATACTTGCCCACAGGGCTGTCTGTTAACAAAAGCTCTCATAATCTTGTAGTCATTGACCGTTGGGGTAGTAGATGTTTATAGCAAGCTAGCTTCTGATTTGTCAATTACCTCACCGGTGGTCTTAAATTTTTTATGTTCTTGGCTGAACCCTTTGATGTAGATCTATGACTTGGTACTTGATTTGTGCAAGTCATTTGGTGAGGTTAAACAGGATGCTGTGAATGCTAGACAATGTCTTTCCATGAATCCCAGCCTGTAAACATACATAAGTGCTCAGTTACATAGTCAAGAATAGTGTAACTGTTTTCAATGTTCACAAAGATTCTTCTGTTTTATGTCTTTGGTTTGGGCAACTGGGTGTCGTATATTGGCATATGCTGCTCTAGACtataaaacttatttacttgGAATTCTAAaagattttgttttttttttttaaatatagcACCATGTTATTTACTGCTATTGATGCTAAATTTTGTCTGAAAAAATATCTTTAGGCTTTTAACCTACAGCCAGTTGTACCTCCTGCACAATGATTCTGGAATTCGGCCGATTGCTCCTGACTGGGCTTACCTTGTGTGAAGTGATGTAAGATCTTTGACGTTATATTTCCCTTCACTTAAAGTAGAGCTGGATTCAATTGATGATGTACTCTTCCTGATTTATTGATATTGTGGGTTGATAATGTTGACAAGCCTTTTACAGATTCAACGGATCTTGATGAACTTGTAGTTTGCTGCTACAAATGTACATGTAAATTATGGTCTTGCATAATTGGCTTTCTGA is part of the Coffea eugenioides isolate CCC68of chromosome 6, Ceug_1.0, whole genome shotgun sequence genome and encodes:
- the LOC113775516 gene encoding probable receptor-like serine/threonine-protein kinase At5g57670, producing MKFIRTASLKRLFSPKRHSLEDELPKHSDSTQEEGNNKSKTDSASPPPAELLKRPSWKCFSYAEIFAATNGFSPENMVGKGGYAEVYRGELQGGEAIAVKMLTKASDDERKEKEFLTEIGTLGHVCHPNVTALLGCCIDNGLYLIFQFSSKGSVASVLHDENLPAMDWKTRHQIAVGTARGLHYLHKSCPRRIIHRDIKASNILLTTDFEPQISDFGLAKWLPSQWTHHSIVPIEGTFGHLAPEYFMHGVVDEKTDVFAFGVFLLELLSGKKPVDGSHQSLHSWAKPILSRGEIEKVVDPRVGGFYDVKQLDRLALAASLCIRGSSIWRPTMSEILEVMLEEEINEENWKMPEEEEEQEEFWGFEDLECESDHSSFSTSPHDSISTGSS
- the LOC113775840 gene encoding U4/U6.U5 small nuclear ribonucleoprotein 27 kDa protein, producing MSDRGRDHRGRDRDRDRERDRDFRDRDRDRERKREREDRDRDRERSKRERSRSSERTPDRIRSRHTRSRTRSPAAERQRSRSYSPDRHHHRSRRHHRSPTPESPPRKRRRDDGEKERESEKDRQRGSSVEKKKDKKESGGAGGDGKGGIDGGIENDDGEMMDVDEIEMMKKLGIPVGFDSTKGKPVAGNDVGSVRKVTKRQPRQYMNRRGGFNRPLPAEVNR